A genomic window from Triticum urartu cultivar G1812 chromosome 7, Tu2.1, whole genome shotgun sequence includes:
- the LOC125521029 gene encoding 60S ribosomal protein L9 encodes MKTILASETMEIPEEVTVKVSAKMISVTGPRGTLTRNFKHLNLDFQLQEGGRKLKVDAWFGTRKTMAAIRTAISHVQNLITGVTKGFRYKMRFVYAHFPINASITAANRGIEIRNFLGEKKVRKVDMLDGVTILRSEKVKDEIVLDGNDIELVSRSAALINQKCHVKNKDIRKFLDGIYVSDKGAIKEE; translated from the exons ATGAAGACCATCCTGGCGTCGGAGACGATGGAGATCCCGGAGGAGGTGACCgtgaaggtgtcggcgaagatgATCTCGGTGACGGGGCCGCGGGGGACGCTGACCCGCAACTTCAAGCACCTCAACCTCGACTTCCAGCTGCAGGAGGGCGGGCGCAAGCTCAAGGTGGACGCCTGGTTCGGCACCCGCAAGACCATGGCCGCCATCCGCACCGCCATCTCCCACGTCCAGAACCTCATCACCGGGGTCACCAAGGGCTTCCGCTACAAGATGCGCTTCGTGTATGCTCACTTCCCCATCAACGCCTCCATCACCGCCGCCAACCGGGGCATCGAGATCAGGAACTTCCTCGGCGAGAAGAAG GTGAGGAAGGTGGACATGCTCGACGGGGTCACCATCTTGCGGTCCGAGAAGGTCAAGGATGAGATCGTCCTCGACGGCAACGACATCGAGCTCGTCTCCCGCTCCGCCGCCCTCATCAACCAG AAATGCCACGTCAAGAACAAGGATATCAGGAAGTTCTTGGACGGTATCTACGTCAGCGACAAGGGCGCCATCAAGGAGGAGTAG
- the LOC125521925 gene encoding TSL-kinase interacting protein 1-like yields the protein MKAPQQHHKPTDTEAKAKVGVNKMHCLKPGKYTHKSAGDYLSLTNLSAQPPNYSGKMKLQFFPIDEAIQNVLQQEKHNPYLELTLAPRKKMSSIVQHLNTKWGRSSCAKGDLMLFPYSARPDSIASSKKWTLNDSCTAADVYVAVGSPSTFRLRYGWFKPNLKQQISEAPLAPVLSAEKTLGDKPSHHFEFASKFASPSVECNTEKTMVDNNQSKVTPLSWIDSISNISFGALLSQAVPSQDSKQPPLQQNSSIIQQQIPATCDSFDAAIASLIARQQTSNQPKVSNPSLWDADETCHAFPPPRNQNLARMSACGPGNNSAITSTTLGAIAESGTGGDQQHWLPALYRRQERGTKAPSDTTRLGQ from the exons ATGAAAGCTCCTCAGCAGCACCATAAACCAACCGATACAGAAGCAAAGGCCAAAGTTGGTGTTAATAAGATGCACTGCCTGAAGCCAGGCAAATATACCCACAAATCAGCAG GTGATTATCTCAGTTTGACAAACTTGTCTGCTCAACCACCAAATTATTCTGGAAAGATGAAGCTTCAGTTTTTCCCAATAGATGAGGCGATTCAAAATGTTCTACAGCAG GAGAAACACAATCCTTACCTGGAGTTGACTTTGGCTCCTCGAAAGAAGATGTCCTCAATTGTGCAACACTTGAACACAAAATGGGGTCGTTCTAGTTGTGCAAAAGGCGACCTCATGCTCTTCCCATACAGTGCTAGACCGGATAGCATAGCCAGCAGTAAAAAATGGACTCTTAATGATTCTTGCACTGCTGCCGATGTTTATGTTGCTGTTGGCAGCCCTTCAACATTCCGTTTAAG GTATGGTTGGTTCAAGCCTAATTTGAAGCAACAAATCAGCGAAGCACCCTTGGCACCAGTGCTCTCCGCAGAAAAGACTTTGGGCGACAAACCTTCACATCATTTTGAGTTTGCAAGTAAATTTGCCAGTCCATCCGTTGAGTGTAACACGGAAAAGACCATGGTG GATAACAACCAAAGCAAAGTGACACCGCTTTCATGGATTGACAGCATATCCAATATCAGTTTTGGAGCACTGCTATCGCAAGCCGTGCCCTCTCAAGACAGCAAACAACCGCCTTTGCAACAAAATAGCTCGATTATCCAGCAGCAGATTCCTGCCACGTGCGATTCATTCGATGCTGCTATTGCTTCCTTGATTGCTCGCCAGCAAACAAGTAACCAACCGAAGGTGTCAAATCCATCCCTGTGGGATGCAGATGAAACCTGTCATGCATTCCCTCCTCCCCGGAATCAAAATTTAGCCAGGATGTCCGCTTGTGGTCCTGGCAACAATAGTGCTATTACCTCAACTACCCTTGGTGCAATTGCTGAATCCGGTACAGGTGGCGACCAGCAACACTGGCTACCAG CGCTCTACCGAAGGCAGGAAAGAGGAACCAAGGCCCCCTCAGATACCACCAGGCTTGGGCAATAA